agtccaagcaccctgcagtgagcagggacactCGGCGGGGCAAAGCGTCTGCCACCACGGACACCGACCCCCCCGCCCTCGGGGctcccaccaccttccccagcacctcaccctccacccccagcccGACACCCCTCACCCTCCGCTGGCTCCCCGGTCACCCCGGGCCGCCGCCGaccctccccccggcagcccggGCCTCCCCCGCCGAACCCGGCCCCGctctcccgccccgccgccatcccgTCACCAGGCAAcggcggccgcgggggcggccgggaAGGGCCGCGGTGCACGCCGGGAGGGGGCAGGGGTCAGAGGGCAGCGGTGAGCGCGCGCTCCGCGGCGGCCGCGCCGGGTGAGGTACGGACGGGCCGGGCCGCGCCCCCCcggctgtccccgtgtccccccgcccccggtgaCGCCCCGTTTGCCTTGCAGGAGGCCCCAGGATGGCGGAGAGACCGGAGGACCTGAACCTGCCCAATGCCGTCATCACCCGCATCATCAAGGAGGCGGTGGGTGCCGGCCccgcggggttgggggggaaccGACCGGCAGCCGGCCCCGGGCACCCGCTGCCCGAGTGcaccccccgggcagcccccctTCGCCCGGCAGTCCCCGGGAGCTTCACGGTCCTGCGGTCCCGAAGGCGGCCGGGCCCCCGGAGGCCCCTccccgcggggggcggcggtgccgccgtGCTGTCCCCGAGGAGCTGGGGCCCTCCCGGGGCCCGGAGGGACGGTCCAGGTTGCGAACCCCCGTGAGTGTTCAAAGGACAGGCCAAAGGCGGGGGAGCTCCCGCAGGGGGGCTTCCTGAGCCCGCTGGCCAAATAAATCAGAGCAGAAGGAACGCCTGGCGTATATAAAAATCTAGAGTAATTCCCAGTCATTAATTTAATGATACGTTTGGTCTTGAGCCATGGGGCACCAATGAATGGATCTGGATAGAATCTTGGAAtcgttcaggttggaagggacctttaagaccaagTCCAACCGCTGTCCTGGCACTGGTACAGCGGGGTGACTGGTCTGTGTCAGGGACTCAGTAGTCACCGGATGAATTGTCCTGGAGGTGGTGGCCTGGACCCACCACTGACGCAGAGATTACTTTGCTTCTGTGTAGCTTACAGCGTTTGAGAGAACACGGTGAAATTGCAGTTAGCTTTCAGCTGGCATGAGAGTTTCTGTGACAGCATCTGAGGTCAACATTTAGCTTCCAGTGGTGCCGAGCCCTCTGAAATGCCCTAACGGAACTGACATGTGAATTATGCAAGTTTAAGTCATTTATAGCAGCCGCTGATAAAAGttgaatttgtttttcagcttcctgATGGAGTCAATATTTCCAAAGAAGCTCGGAGCGCAATATCTCGAGCGGCAAGTGTGTTTGTTCTTTATGCAACATCATGGTAAGAACTCGTTGCATCAGATCATCTGTGCAGTTGATTTATAATTCACCTCTCTGCTGGCTCTCCTGGAGacttttttccagtgtttgttttgGCATTGTCTGcttatataaataaaaccatctttAGTGCAGCCCGGACTGCAGCAGTTGGGTTTGGACTGTCCTTAACAACGCGTGGGGAAGGCACCTTGGCTCTGGACGCAGAGATGACCCAACCCCACCAGGGACAAGAGGGGTCCTGGACTTCCGTTAGCCTTAGGATATGACTGCGtggcttttcccagcaaagcaagAGCCCTTTGCTCGCTCTTCAAGCTACTCACCACATGGCTGCGTTAGGGCAAGCAAGAGCCAACCTCGTCAGCCTTGGATCTGGTGGCAGGGGACACAGTAACGTCTCCAGGTGGCTCAGATTATGCTGTGCAAACAGCCGCTTCTCTGGTGCTCAGCGCTCACACGCCTTTGGAGTTCTCACCTTCCAGCCAATGTtcagcctttctccttcctcccggTTGTAGAAAAGGTCCGTGCGAGCAGAAAACTAACGTTGTGGGAGAGCAATGCCGCTAGATGAAAGCACAAACAGCCAATGTAAAAGAGACGGTTTCTTAAGCTACTattattaaatgattaaaaaaaccccaatgtttaggagatggctttttttttttgaagttgcttGCGACTTTAATAAACAAGACTAAGTTAATAACAGTACCAATTaactcttattttccttcttgtttttgaCTAGTGCGAATAACTTCGCgatgaaggggaagaggaaaacgCTGAACGCTGGCGATGTTCTCTCTGCCATGGAGGAAATGGAGTTTCAGCGATTTGTAGCCCCCTTGAAAGAATCACTGGAAGGTATCGTCCTCAGTTCATGTCGAGGGGGTCTAAGCAGCACCACGTCCTGTTTTCCTCGAACACTGGACAAGCAACACTTACTTGCCTgtcttgtttctcttctctttgcccAGCATCCTACACTGCAGTTTGCCTGGGGAATAATAATGTGCCACCTTAACAGGACTGGGATAACATTATTTCACAACTGATGAGGATTGAGAAAGTCT
The genomic region above belongs to Larus michahellis chromosome 15, bLarMic1.1, whole genome shotgun sequence and contains:
- the POLE3 gene encoding DNA polymerase epsilon subunit 3; this encodes MAERPEDLNLPNAVITRIIKEALPDGVNISKEARSAISRAASVFVLYATSCANNFAMKGKRKTLNAGDVLSAMEEMEFQRFVAPLKESLEVYRREQKGKKEARKDKDKKADSEEQDKSREEENDDDDERMEEEEQNDEEEVDN